From a region of the Drosophila virilis strain 15010-1051.87 chromosome 3, Dvir_AGI_RSII-ME, whole genome shotgun sequence genome:
- the LOC6622322 gene encoding uncharacterized protein, which yields MCTSAEFDNRLIELVRANPSLYERELRKTPYDAHKKKKTELWCSIATSLETDVSTCITRWNFLRERLRRELLKEHSDWSLLPKLRFLAHHKHSGSSAHHHNEHELPQAVPTSALLNVSWRALSTDQLIEQDEDDALQEAMDEQHVAAVVVPPPAAPPAAAPAAIAAPSGDDTMKRIEALLQGLGANRTKAEKKVLAYLCKCNLRALNDEQIDDIFI from the exons aTGTGCACGAGTGCAGAATTTGATAATCGTCTTATTGAGCTGGTGCGCGCAAATCCCAGTCTGTACGAACGCGAACTGCGGAAAACACCGTACGACGCGcacaagaaaaagaaaacggaACTGTGGTGCAGCATTGCAACGTCCCTTGAAACGGACG TCAGTACCTGCATAACACGCTGGAATTTCTTGCGTGAACGTCTACGTCGAGAGCTGCTCAAGGAACACTCGGATTGGAGCTTGTTGCCAAAACTGCGATTCCTTGCACACCACAAGCACTCCGGCAGCAGCGCCCATCACCATAATGAGCACGAGCTGCCGCAGGCTGTGCCCACATCGGCGCTATTAAATGTAAGCTGGCGTGCCCTCAGCACCGACCAGCTCATCGAACAGGATGAGGACGATGCGCTGCAGGAGGCCATGGACGAGCAGCATGtggctgcagttgttgtaCCACCGCCAGccgcaccaccagcagcagcgcctgcAGCTATTGCCGCGCCATCGGGCGACGACACGATGAAACGCATCGAGGCACTGCTTCAGGGTTTGGGCGCAAATCGCACCAAGGCAGAGAAGAAGGTTCTGGcctatttgtgcaaatgcaaTCTGCGAGCGCTCAACGATGAGCAAATCGAtgatatattcatttaa
- the Pus7 gene encoding pseudouridylate synthase 7 homolog, with amino-acid sequence MGKDRGRGRRNFQSKPYNKNNWRGQKKEHAKHSNGNIHSQPRNRAPQQKCTLRENQVGITEFTNAEIAGFTGILKSRFSDFHVNEIDTEGHVLQLNDLKVPKIEIEPVEPSLLDEWREKLATVIDETVWQQIADLSAAKYDAKSDQNVDINVSSLTKEQRTQIHHLVKQLYKSKLVSKTLDQQPEQQVPTAEEQKIIRISKPKPGRSDNRWNFPHDFVCFLVHKVNMDTSEVASTLANRLTLRPSQVNYCGTKDKRAKTTQRFCIKRRTPEAIANAARGMGNVYIGNFSFRPDTLKLGDLKGNRFRIALRHITHPREHIESALQSLKERGFINYYGLQRFGNSASVPTYEVGVALLKRDYKLACELILKPRDNDVEFMRAIREAWWENRDSAAAAAKFYGNKFIEKKLLDGLATYGENDYAAALRRIPRNMLLLYPHAYQSLIFNRIASRRIKEFGLKLIPGDLVYVEDESGQEVKAPEEPVLSAESEEIVEDDLDGDADNLLEEESIFKRKVRPLSAEDIAGGKYKLSDVVLPLPGYDITYPNNECAAWYEEMLAEVGLSSEQLRHKEKTYALGGAYRKLLIQTDDLKWSFRRYSTHEDTLIASDWEQLKNIEVTPEPAESEGEYTALLLEFTLPTAVYATMFLRELFKQDTSTASQMQLEQEEISKKLAQEIPATDAEAQTQPI; translated from the exons ATGGGCAAGGACCGCGGACGAGGACGTCGGAATTTTCAATCCAAACCGtataacaagaacaactggCGTGGTCAAAAGAAGGAGCATGCCAAACATAGCAATGGAAACATTCATTCACAACCGCGCAACAG AGCACCACAGCAAAAGTGTACTCTGCGCGAGAACCAAGTCGGCATAACGGAATTCACAAATGCAGAAATAGCTGGCTTTACGGGCATCTTGAAATCCAGATTTTCCGATTTCCATGTGAACGAAATTGACACCGAAGGGCACGTGCTACAGCTGAACGATCTCAAAGTGCCAAAGATCGAAATTGAAC CTGTGGAGCCTTCTTTGCTGGACGAATGGCGTGAAAAATTGGCTACAGTTATTGACGAGACCGTGTGGCAGCAGATAGCTGACTTATCCGCAGCCAAATATGATGCCAAGTCTGACCAGAATGTGGATATAAACGTTAGCAGCCTAACCAAGGAGCAGCGTACGCAAATACATCACCTTGTTAAGCAGCTGTACAAGAGTAAACTGGTGTCCAAGACACTTGACCAGCAGCCAGAGCAACAGGTGCCCACTGCCGAGGAGCAGAAAATCATACGCATTTCAAAGCCCAAGCCAGGTCGCT CTGACAATCGATGGAACTTTCCCCATGACTTTGTCTGCTTTTTGGTGCACAAAGTCAACATGGACACGAGTGAGGTTGCCTCAACGCTAGCCAATCGTTTGAC CCTGCGTCCCTCTCAGGTGAATTATTGCGGCACCAAAGACAAACGCGCCAAAACCACGCAACGCTTTTGCATCAAACGTCGGACGCCCGAGGCTATAGCCAATGCGGCTCGGGGCATGGGAAATGTCTACATTGGCAACTTTAGCTTTAGGCCCGATACGCTGAAACTGGGTGACCTGAAGGGCAATCGTTTTCGCATTGCCCTGCGCCACATTACACATCCGCGGGAACACATCGAGTCAGCGTTGCAATCATTGAAGGAGCGCGGCTTCATCAACTATTATGGCTTGCAGCGGTTCGGTAATAGCGCCAGTGTGCCCACCTATGAGGTGGGCGTGGCGCTGCTTAAACGCGACTATAAACTGGCATGTGAGCTGATACTGAAGCCGCGCGACAACGATGTGGAGTTTATGCGTGCCATACGCGAGGCCTGGTGGGAGAATCGGGattctgctgcagctgccgccaaGTTCTATGGCAATAAATTCATTGAAAAGAAACTGCTGGACGGCCTAGCCACATACGGCGAGAATGATTATGCTGCAGCTCTGCGTCGCATACCACGCAATATGCTGCTTCTGTATCCTCATGCATATCAGAGCCTGATCTTTAATCGCATTGCATCGCGACGCATTAAGGAGTTTGGCCTGAAGCTAATACCTGGAGATCTGGTTTATGTTGAGGACGAAAGCGGTCAGGAAGTCAAAGCTCCAGAAGAGCCAGTCCTTTCAGCTGAATCTGAGGAAATCGTCGAAGATGACTTAGACGGCGATGCCGACAATTTGCTGGAAGAGGAGTCAATATTTAAACGTAAAGTGCGGCCATTAAGCGCCGAGGACATTGCCGGCGGAAAGTACAAGCTGTCGGATGTGGTGCTGCCACTGCCTGGCTACGATATTACCTACCCCAACAACGAATGTGCCGCTTGGTATGAGGAAATGCTCGCCGAGGTGGGCCTAAGCTCGGAGCAACTGCGGCACAAGGAGAAAACCTATGCATTGGGCGGTGCCTATCGTAAACTGTTAATACAAACGGACGACTTAAAATGGAGTTTCCGCCGGTACAGCACACACGAGGACACTCTGATCGCCTCCGACTGGGAGCAGTTAAAAAACATTGAAGTTACACCCGAACCCGCTGAGTCAGAGGGCGAGTATACGGCCCTGCTGCTGGAGTTCACATTGCCAACGGCCGTTTATGCCACAATGTTCTTGCGCGAGCTATTTAAGCAGGACACATCGACAGCCTCACAAATGCAGCTGGAACAGGAGGAAATCAGCAAGAAATTGGCACAAGAAATTCCGGCAACTGATGCCGAGGCGCAGACGCAGccaatttga
- the ZC3H3 gene encoding zinc finger CCCH domain-containing protein 3, translated as MLPHISAEENIPPVGRKVYINPNFHNQMASSLQAQGRPNSTALQAWERPAIHINPQFLLRQRELQMQQMQQLQQQQQQQHIAHYQQTVAAEVTPPPAKIISKASTCLVRKQPVKTHVPTPASILRVQPPLVSISKRKIVRQGASVAKPATVTTATPTARTTPAAKRTKYKLVRAISLTAHSSTPLVKKRRSRDFVARYALRRTNDSIATRKSSLKSHMLKPSVNKSLSMVSIHGVMYKKTAKNKLTKLDARAPALKTLQSPLAKSTNSTGRTLFVRGTKFVLDPSGCRLTRVAPHSPQLSINKSLRLRIDIGGLTYVSSPNTQNVFIRTTNHVSRAHLMTAKQRSLQLLNRSLVKTNVPCAIYQRLGKCAAHSRGKCRRLHDKRQVAICPSFLRGECAKTDCLLSHNVTLEKMPVCRYYLRGVCVREDCPYLHKKLSRKAEICIDFLRGYCARAADCNMRHEFVCPEYARRGKCELTNCVYCKQMKQQKLTAVRLKPKPKPKPELSVPNVPAVTNCSAEEMPSSSRYFKCESDKFQVDPQEDQQLDECLGDDDNSTGSSGPRQRPKLGQLPAFIPLGGGEE; from the exons atgCTGCCACACATAAGTGCTGAGGAAAACATTCCCCCCGTGGGCAGAAAGGTGTATATTAACCCAAATTTTCATAACCAAATGGCCAGTTCACTGCAGGCTCAAGGTCGACCCAATAGCACGGCGCTCCAAGCATGGGAACGACCAGCCATACACATCAATCCGCAATTTCTGCTGCGCCAGCGGGAATTACAGATGCAGCAGAtgcaacagctacagcaacaacaacaacaacaacatattgCGCATTATCAGCAAACTGTTGCTGCCGAAGTGACGCCGCCTCCAGCTAAAATCATAAGTAAAGCGAGCACTTGTCTGGTGCGGAAGCAGCCTGTGAAAACCCACGTGCCCACGCCCGCGTCTATTCTACGCGTCCAGCCGCCTCTAGTTAGCATATCCAAGCGAAAGATCGTTAGACAAGGCGCCAGCGTAGCAAAACCCGCGACAGTTAcaacggccacgcccacagctaGAACGACTCCTGCGGCCAAGCGCACCAAATACAAACTGGTGCGCGCCATATCCCTAACCGCCCACAGCAGCACACCGCTGGTGAAGAAACGTCGCTCGCGCGACTTTGTGGCACGCTATGCTCTGAGACGCACAAATGATTCCATCGCAACCAGAAAGTCAAG CTTAAAATCGCATATGCTGAAGCCCAGCGTCAACAAATCTCTGAGCATGGTTAGCATACACGGCGTCATGTACAAGAAGACAGCTAAGAATAAGCTGACCAAACTGGATGCCAGAGCTCCAGCATTGAAAACGTTGCAGTCGCCGCTGGCAAAGTCAACTAATTCCACCGGTCGCACACTGTTCGTGCGTGGCACCAAGTTCGTATTGGATCCCTCCGGCTGCCGTTTAACGCGCGTAGCTCCCCATAGCCCACAGCTGAGCATAAACAAGAGTCTACGTCTGCGCATCGATATTGGTGGCTTGACCTATGTATCCTCGCCTAATACACAGAACGTTTTCATACGTACCACCAATCATGTGTCCCGTGCCCATCTCATGACAGCCAAGCAGCGCAGTTTGCAGTTGCTTAACCGTTCCCTAGTGAAGACCAATGTGCCGTGCGCTATTTACCAACGGCTGGGCAAGTGTGCGGCACACAGTCGCGGCAAGTGTCGACGGCTGCACGACAAGCGCCAGGTGGCCATCTGCCCAAG CTTTCTGCGTGGAGAGTGTGCCAAAACCGACTGCCTGTTGTCGCACAATGTGACGCTGGAGAAGATGCCTGTGTGTCGCTATTATTTGCGTGGCGTTTGTGTGCGGGAGGATTGTCCATATCTGCACAAGAAACTGAGTCGGAAGGCGGAGATATGCATTGACTTTCTACGTGGTTACTGCGCGCGAGCCGCTGAT TGCAATATGCGCCATGAGTTTGTGTGTCCGGAATATGCGCGTAGGGGCAAGTGTGAACTGACCAACTGTGTCTACTGCAAGCAAATGAAGCAACAAAAGCTGACTGCAGTCCGGCTCAAACCTAAACCTAAACCCAAACCCGAACTGTCCGTCCCCAATGTTCCAGCTGTTACGAATTGCTCGGCCGAGGAGATGCCCAGCAGTTCGCGATATTTCAAGTGCGAAAGTGATAAGTTTCAGGTAGATCCGCAGGAGGATCAGCAGTTAGATGAGTGCTTGGGCGATGACGACAACTCAACTGGCAGCAGCGGACCGCGTCAGCGACCCAAGCTTGGCCAGCTGCCCGCATTTATACCATTGGGTGGCGGCGAGGAATGA
- the thoc6 gene encoding THO complex subunit 6 produces MREKDLKLAYNNVLAQTISTSQKFLFAGNLFGDIFALSLSELDKSTEEPPNKLQVFPQGSDVDVNCLAFHRDFLIVGSIGLIYGVQWDEEAQTLSTKRAWEIKIPLQVDAVEVPDVNSFWLCTETDTLYAGCGDGVVYQIDLEDGRIQREYRGHTDYVHCVVGQPDGRIYSSAEDGTVRLWSDKQKEPTAMIEPYKNPQLLRPDWGKWIGAVSVNDDWLVCGGGPRAAIWHLRSMECTRVFDYPGRVHVCEFVDDSVLIGGEHNHVQFYTLNGTLQANIPVEHTASYSAVWQMSPFKFMSIAGFSNKLHILKDFRFLDSKIEMYGNLQGDDVENEEEEEYDDEDDGENDTF; encoded by the exons atgaGGGAAAAAGATTTAAAACTTGCTTATAACAACGTTTTGGCTCAAACCATTTCGACATCACAGAAGTTCCTGTTCGCTGGAAATCTGTTTGGAGATATTTTTGCCCTCAG CTTAAGCGAGCTGGATAAGTCCACAGAGGAGCCCCCCAATAAGCTGCAGGTATTCCCTCAGGGCAGCGATGTCGACGTCAATTGCCTCGCTTTCCATCGCGACTTTCTCATAGTAGGCTCCATTGGACTCATCTACGGCGTGCAGTGGGACGAGGAGGCGCAAACGTTGAGCACAAAGCGTGCCTGGGAAATcaaaatacccttgcaggtTGATGCCGTGGAGGTGCCTGATGTCAACTCCTTCTGGCTATGCACCGAAACGGATACCCTGTACGCGGGCTGTGGCGATGGTGTTGTCTATCAAATTGATCTGGAGGATGGACGCATACAGCGCGAATATCGCGGTCACACGGACTACGTGCATTGCGTGGTCGGCCAACCGGATGGACGCATCTACTCTAGCGCCGAGGATGGCACTGTTCGTCTCTGGAGCGACAAGCAAAAGGAACCCACAGCAATGATAGAGCCATACAAAAATCCGCAACTGCTGCGTCCGGATTGGGGCAAGTGGATTGGTGCTGTGTCTGTCAACGACGACTGGCTTGTGTGTGGCGGCGGTCCACGTGCGGCCATTTGGCATCTGCGGTCTATGGAATGCACACGCGTCTTTGACTATCCCGGTCGCGTGCACGTTTGCGAATTTGTGGACGACTCGGTGCTAATTGGCGGCGAGCACAACCACGTGCAGTTCTATACGCTCAACGGCACACTGCAGGCGAACATTCCCGTAGAGCACACGGCCAGCTACTCTGCGGTGTGGCAAATGAGTCCCTTCAAGTTCATGTCTATCGCTGGCTTCAGCAACAAGTTGCACATACTGAAGGATTTTCGCTTTCTCGATAGCAAAATTGAAATGTACGGCAATTTGCAGGGTGACGACGTGGAAAacgaagaggaggaggagtaTGATGACGAGGACGATGGCGAGAATGATACGTTTTAG